From Euwallacea fornicatus isolate EFF26 chromosome 39, ASM4011564v1, whole genome shotgun sequence:
TTATGTCGTTTCTGTTTAATATATTCTGATAATTCTATAATGGATAAAATTACCATTTCTTAGAAAAGTGGTGCTGTAATATAGCGACCATCATACGGCGTCAATAATACTTTCTAACGTAAAACATGATTTTGCATACTGTTACACAATGTATACATCATACTTTACAAATTACTGAACTATTTTCGCATACCTCCTCAAGGTATTTTAGACACATTTCCATGGTAAtttgatgtgcaaaaattcatgaataaTCTACCCTTTTCCTCTACTTAAAAAACTACAACACTACACACAACTACAAAAACGTAAATGCACTGGCACATTTTATAATTGCCACCACATTACAGTACTGCTTCCCTAGGAAACTCTAATTTAACTGAGAGGTTTTAATTAACCTCAAGGCTCCTCACACTGTATACAGTAATTCACACATAGTATCTCTGTTTACTTAACACATGTAACACCCagtctacagggtgtctcaggCCTTATAAAtatgatttcaaaaatctttagaataatttattgtcaGCCTTACGTACGAACttgataaatcaatttttcccaattttaaaggaaatgtaaaaaatgataGTTTCAAAATCTATGGCCAAAAGTAAAATTTGGCCGACAATATTTCAAGGTGGTTTGTtcatattaatataaattgtaATTACCTTATATGTCCATAACTTTCCTTAGTGAGATAACTGAgacattaaatttcgaattttttaagcaacaTTTTCTTCACTGGTATAATCAGctttaaaccaaatttaacTAATGATTTTATAATGACTTTCTGTTAACATTTTACATCTATTcgctatttaaaatttttagatccATTTGGATCTTCCACCAGCAGACTCATTAGCTCGACCATTAACTTCCTTGAAACCTGAGAAATCAGTGTATCCATTAGACAATAACACTGATTCTTCTGATAAACCACTGTGCAGTGTTAACAAATACACTAATAGAACACATACATGTGGTGAACTCAACATTAACCATGTGGGCTGTGAGGTGGTGCTATATGGCTGGTTAGGATACCAAAGAATGAATAAGTTTGTAGTATTAAGGGATAGTTATGGAGAAACACAACTTCTAATTGATGATGAGGTAAATATGATTAGTAGTAAACAAGCAAATAAGTTTCAACATAGGGTTTTAGCATAAAAACATCCAGAATACAATTGAACGCACCCCTTATGAgagcattattaaaattaagggCACTGTGTCAGCGCGTCCTAAAGACATGATAAATGTTAAACAGAAAACTGGAGAAATTGAGGTGAACATTTGTGTTCAAACTAAGCAAGAGCACAACTAAAATCTTTGTAAATTTGTAGATACAAGTAGATGAATTACAAGTAATCAACCAAGCAAGAAATGTATTACCATTTAGTATAAGAGAATTCCAAATGGCAAAGGAAGCATTAAGAATGCAGTACAGATACTTAGATATAAGATTTCGGCAGATGCAAAGGAACTTAAGAATCAGATCAaaactttttatgaaaatgaggGAGTTCTTAATTGCTAATCATTTTGTGGACGTTGAAACTCCTACGTTGTTTAAATCCACTCCAGGAGTAGGTGGAGAATCTTCgattaaatcataatttttccttattataACATAATTTAGGGTGCCCAGGAGTTTGTAGTACCGACGCGATTTCCAGGGAAATTTTATTCCCTAGTGCAAAGCCCCCAACAGTTTAAACAAATGCTAATGGCTGGGGCTTTGgatagatattttcaaatagcaAAGTGTTATCGAGATGAAGGCAGCAGATCAGATAGACAGCCTGAATTCACTCAATTAGATGTAGAACTGTCTTTTACAAGCGTCGAAGAAGTTTTACATTTAATCGAGGAGTTATTGTTTTATTCACTGCCTGAGCTATTTGGAGAAGTCCCCAGAAAATTTCTACGGATATCCTATGAAGAAGCATTAGAGACTTATGGCAGTGACAAGCCTGATGTTTCTTTCCCCTATAAGGTAAAGagcacaaaaaatatttgggtCCCTCTGTAAACATTACATTTTAGGACTCTTTCAGTTACAAAATTGCACGGACATTCTCAAGGGCAACAGCAAACTCAACAGTGAGAACAACTTTGGTGTCTATCTTCTAGATTTTACCGTTGAAACCCTGCAAGACGCGTGCA
This genomic window contains:
- the AspRS-m gene encoding aspartate--tRNA ligase, mitochondrial, with translation MNKFLRKFVFDKLKYLRLYGVAPIQVRHIHLDLPPADSLARPLTSLKPEKSVYPLDNNTDSSDKPLCSVNKYTNRTHTCGELNINHVGCEVVLYGWLGYQRMNKFVVLRDSYGETQLLIDDEHKNIQNTIERTPYESIIKIKGTVSARPKDMINVKQKTGEIEIQVDELQVINQARNVLPFSIREFQMAKEALRMQYRYLDIRFRQMQRNLRIRSKLFMKMREFLIANHFVDVETPTLFKSTPGGAQEFVVPTRFPGKFYSLVQSPQQFKQMLMAGALDRYFQIAKCYRDEGSRSDRQPEFTQLDVELSFTSVEEVLHLIEELLFYSLPELFGEVPRKFLRISYEEALETYGSDKPDVSFPYKLQNCTDILKGNSKLNSENNFGVYLLDFTVETLQDACILSKSIKEKTGKIANQYPRAKLIQSKVVREDWPGKMQKIFSVEESNQILSRHCIKDGSVVFIAYGNKYDARNLLGKIRLEYVKLLEEKSNTRIRHNGNHFLWVVDFPLFESNTESGEFQSAHHPFTAPHSDDLHLLDEDPLKVRALAYDLVLNGNEVGGGSIRIHDPMLQKKVLKLLKIEKETLQHIVDMLGSGCPPHGGIALGLDRLLAVLLNTSSIRDVIAFPKTFEGRDPVSQAPSEVAEEILRLYHIRSTT